Below is a genomic region from Primulina eburnea isolate SZY01 chromosome 9, ASM2296580v1, whole genome shotgun sequence.
TTCTCAACATGTGCTTCCTGATCATCATAGTTATTTTTTATAGATCTATATTCCTTGACTTTTAGTTGATTGagcactattttttttttatcaatatatttcttaaatttttttgtcATGCATTATGTGTTCATTCAGATCCATTTCATGAGGTGAAGAGAAAAAGAGACAGGAAAAAAGAGGTATTTTTTCTGTCTCTGCTTCCTGTTTTTCCAATATGCCTTGTAGACTATTCATGTAAACTGTTTATGCCATATCCCATTTTCTTCTTGTCAAGCTTTTAGTTGCTCATCAGCTGGTATTCTTGATGTATTTTCCCCCTTTTACAGCCTTTAGTGTGAGTTTGATTTGTGTGCATGCCTATGGTCTTATCTATTATTTAGATGTTAAGATGTTGCAGGTTTGATGGTTAGATTTATGTTTTCATTTTTATATCATTTATTACTTTAtaatatgtttaaatttttaaacattttGTATTTGCCTCAGAGTTTAGGGTATAAGACTTTTGCTGCTGCAGAGACCAAAAATAATGTTGAGGTTGTGCATATACCAGTGAAGTATAATAATACTTATTCTGACCGTAATGCTCAAAGAGGTGGATATCGAAGAAATTTCATATATGGTGGTATGCTCTTCTGTCAATATTCTCGTTTAATCTACAGTTTAGTGTTGAGAAATTCTTATGTTCGGTATTCTGATCACAGTACTTATGCTAGAAAGGCATTCCATTCATTCTGCTCctgcaaaactttaaacttattGTAAATCAACTTTTAACAACTTGGGTTGGTTAGCCAGTTTCTAACCAatgttatgttttttttaactgGCATGAATTTTTCTTATGCTTTTGTTGGTATTTGAAAACATTGATTTTTAGGAAAAAGTTTTATCCAAGTGTGGGTAACACATGCTCAACTTCTTAAATATAGAAATACCTTAGTGGTTGATAACATGGGGATTTGATGTTTGGGCTATAATCTGTTACGATAACTCTACCATTCTTTAGCTCCATTATGCAATTTGGTCTATATTCTATTGAAAACTGCCGAGTAGGGAAGTCACAGTTTCTATTCTTGTTATTCGTGTCGTGTTTTTAGACCATTGATCAACCTTGGATGAAAAAGTTATCATTTTCTTGTGATGTATGACTGTTTACTAACTTTAATCGAAAGTTCTGATTGTTTGATAGGATTATTCTGCCCTAGTTATCCCAAAACTTCTCCTGTGTTCGTCTTTTCTCTGTCCCAAAATGTTGATAGGTCCATAAGCTGGCACATGTTTTTAGGATATATGACAATCCCACATATAAACCTTCAATCAAATGTCAAAAACTTGTTATTATCACAGATCGTAGTGTCAAAGGGAAATTTCTATGTGGAGGTTGTAAATATCTTCCTGTAAGCTTCCATTTTTACTCGTGTGTTGAGCCAATATATCTTCATCTTGCTCCGTATCTTTCTCATATGCTTGTTAGATTCGGTGCCATGTGACATTCTTACAGTCACTTCTTTGAGATATATGGTTTGACAAGATGCAGGTGCTGGTCGAGAGTTCCGTGTTGTTCGGGACAATAGAGTTAATCAAAATGCCAGTTCAGATTCAAAGCTTGTTCAAAGTTCAACTTCGAGAGGTGAGGGAGTGATATCTAATGGGCCTGTGAAGAGGTACATATAATTGATTCAAACTATTTACTTTCTACTGCTGGAACTTTTTATTTCTCACGGCTCTCTAAATTGTTTGATTGCTAATTAATAAAAGACACTTCAAGCTtgtaaaaaatgaaataaattaagaTACAATTGTTATAGCTAATCGGGCGTCTAGGGGTTGTGGTAGTGACCTGCTTTATTAATTTGATAAGAATCTTGCTTTGTTTGTATAGTACGTCTTTGGTGGGATTTGCTCGGAACCtcttgtatattttgtttgtacACATATAATGAAGTATGAATGATCTATTACCACTTCATTTATTCAAGtgtgattttaaaatttgtgtTGAGCGAGATATGTATCTAAGACTGTTAGCTCTTACAGAAATTCAACAGGGGCTTCTGGGCAACTAAATTCTCCAGTTGGTCAACATTCATCTCAGGCTTTGGATGGTCCTGCTGATTCACTAGCGAAGAAAACTAAAGATACCGCGGCAGGTGATGACCGTAAAGAATTGCATGTGGAGAAGCGTCTTCCAACTCCTAGTGCTGATTTGCGAGTGCAAACCAAGGCAAATGATTCTATACCATATTCTGCAAGTTCTAATAATTCTATCGTCGGGGTTTATTCGTCCTCTTCAGATCCTGTCCATGTACCATCTCTTCATTCTAAACCAGCTATCAATGTCGGGGCTATTAGGCGGGAGGTTGGAGTTGTGGGACCTCGTCGGCATTTGTCTGAAATTTCTGTCAAGtcctcaacttttcaaagcatCTCTGTTTCTAACTCTGAATTAGGAAGGGAAAGCCACTCAAGGGAATCATCTAGGCCATCCAGTGGATTATCTAAAAGTGACCAATCTGGACAAAATATGGTGCCAGTGTCTTCTATACCCGGTCCATCCACGAGCAGATCTTTTTCGAGTAATCAATCTGGAAGCAGAGCTCATCACCAAACGACTGGTCATCAGAAAGGTAGTTATTGCTTACTATTCTTTTCAACTGTTGTTTTTCTCTTTAATGATATCAAAGTTGATGCAATTGAATTTGGGATTTACAGCTCATACTTCTAATTATAATGATGGAAAGCACTTTGACTTAACTTAGATCATAAGTTGGCTAGGTGATGATTtgcttatttattataattggtATGTGATGTGTGTTTGACTGTTTGCTGGAATTGAGCAGCATAATATGGATGTCAAAGTATTACCTTGAAATCATTTTTGTTATCCTACTGCATGTGGTTTCATGTATTTTGAACACTTGGGTGTTTGGATAAAGTAACCATGCACAAAGATGGATGTTTAAACTTTAAAGGGAGGGAATGTTTTCTCAAAGAGTTGTGCTTCAAGCAAAAGAAAGAGGAAGAAAGTCCGGGAGTTCATTTTTCCTTTGCACAACATTTTTCTTTGCTTCCTAATAGAGCTAGTATTTTCTAGCATTAGGGATAATGCAGTCTATTGTGAAATACTTCTGCATCTGTAATGAGTGAACTTACCAATGCTTTCTTGCAGTAGTTTCCCTGCCAAATAAGGAGTGGAAGCCAAAGTTAACCATCAAACCAGTTGCTAGTACTCCAGTGGTTATTGAAACTTCTGCTAAAACTGTTTCTCCTGCTGTCGGTCCTAAAGAATTGAAAGAGGAGGCAACAGAAATGCAAGATAACATTTCACGGTTGACCATCTCCGAGAATCAAAATGTCATTATAGCTGCACACATCCGTGTCTCCGAGGCTGACCGATATCGTCTGACCTTTGGCAGCCTGGGAACTGAATCAGACACTTCTATGAATTTAGTTTTTAAGGCCAATGAGGCGGCAGAAGAATTATCCAGAGAACCTTCTGGGAGGTTGGTTTCTTGTATAACTAACTACCATTTTTCAGTCATTTATCAGAAGTTTTTTACTGTCTCCTGATATAGTGTTACCTTATTTAAGAAATTGAGTTAACTTAGAATGCAACCATTTACATAATTACATGCAAATTTTCCGTAGGTTCTTTGTTAATGATAATTTAATCATTAAAGATTGGATTTGCTTTCCTATTTCCTGAAAATGAAGCATTGATAATACTGGAATCACAATTTGGGTCGTGCTGCAGATTGCTTTTCTGCAAGAATTATATGGTTCGGTCATTTTTTGTGATACTATGATATAAAATATTGCTTTCAAACTTGCAATCTGTGATTTGTGTGATTTATTAAGAGTCCTGGTTGAATGACTGCGTTGAATGACTGCAATATGAATTGGCAGTGTGTCAGACTCAAATCCAGAAGCTTCAGGAGATGAGCCTGGTGGTAGCAAGCAGCTAGAGATGAGAGATGATTCAGTCCAAGCTTCAGGATTCAATTCTCCTGCTTCAGATGCCGAGTCTGATTCTCAATTGACTGAGAAGAAAGAAGCTTCTAGTCCGCAGAAGCTGGAAAACTATGCTGATATTGGGTTGGTTGGAGACAACCCGCCATCTTACACTACGGAATTGCTACATCAAGATACTTCTGGATTGTCGAACTTTTCGGTGAGTTAAGATTCGATTAATTCTGGTGATGAAAGAGCATTCTTGTTTGTCTTTTTGTCTTGTGGACTGATTTGTTTGTCTCTTTGGGACTcgacatactttcatttatcaAACCAGCAGCCCCAAACGCTTTTTTAACTATATTTTTACTGAAAGCAGGGTTATGACCCTCATATGGGATATGATATGCCCTATTTTCGCCCATTGGCTGATGAAACGGTTCGAGGGCCAGTTCTGCCATCTTCTCAAGAGGTTAGAATAAAATGTTTAGATGCCATGAGTAACTACACCTCTTTGTTTCTCCCCTTTCTTGCACAAAGCTGGCATTCTTCCAGAAACTCACATTCACAGTCACTTCGTGGCGTGTTGTCCCTCATTTGACTATTTGACATTTTAGATTTTATTATTAGCACTCAGTTGCTTGGCGTAGTGGAGATTTAGGTTGTGTGCTGGAACCAAATGATTGCTGGATTCCTAGCATGCCCTAAACAGAAAAAACTGTAGTGAAAGGCTGCTATTTGGTGATTGCCTCTCATGTTTGCAAAATCTACATAGAATGACAGGGGAAACAGTAGAAGTTTATTTTGGATGGTAACTGAAAGTATTGATCTTTAGCGTttagatttttaattgttaaatttttttacagGTCCTGAGCTCTCAATTAACAAACAACACTGTTCCTGCTTCGACAATTGCAATGGTACAGCAGCCACAGCATCAACAGCAGCTACAGCAACAGATGGCCCAGATGTATCCCCAACTTCATGTTTCCCATTACGCTAATTTAATGCCATATCGCCAGTTCCTCTCCCCTGTATATGTTCCTCCAATGCCCTTGCCTGGTTACTCTAACAGTCCTGCATACCCTCATCCCTCTAATGGCAGCAGTTACTTGCTGATGCCTGGTAATGGTACCCATATGTCTCCAAGTGGCCTCAAGTACGGTGTTCAGCAATTCAAGCCAGTCCCAACTGGTGGTCCCACAGGGTATGGAAATTTCACCAGTCCAACGGGTTATGCCATCAATACTCCTGGGGTGGGAAACACAGCGGGGCATGAAGATTCATCTCGGCTTAAGTATAATGATAGTCTTTATAATTCAAATCCTCAGGTGACTACATCCCGTTTTTAACCTTATTATCGTTCATGACTTGCCTAATGATGAATTTGGCATGTGGACAATTGATAAATTGTTCTACTTTAAGTCAAGAATAAAGGTGAATGGAAGCATAAATCTGGTAGTCATTATTGTGGAGGCCACATTCTAATTTTATTTGAACTTGTTAAAATGATAGAGCGAGTTCACTAATTTAGTGGTTTGCATGAATATGTTATATTCGGTTTATTATCTGATGCAAAACATTTACACGTGGATTAGCAAATGAGTTCAGAGTAGTGTAGTGTCAGAGTtctctttgaaattcatttatTGATAAGATTTGCAATATGTTAAGAAAACGGAGAAGTTGCTTTTTCCGTGTTTGCTTGGTTTCCCATGCTAGTTTTCTGtacgagagagagagagaatgtTTAATGTGCATCTAGATGTTTGTTTTTTTCCTAGCTACTCTATCAAATCCATTTTTATTGGTAGTGATATTaaacaaacaattttttttaaaagttaaaaTGCTTGCATATTTCTCctcttgaatattttatttttcacttATTGCTTCCATTTTCTATTTGAATTGCCAGGCAGAGACATCGGAGATTTGGATGAACCCCAGGGAACTTCCTAGTCTGCAATCTGCTTCATATTACAATCTTCCCGGGCAGACACCTCATGCTGCGTATTTGCCCTCACATGCGGCGGCGGCGGCAGCACAATCTTCTCATATGCAGTTCTCTGGCATGTACCATGCATCCCCGCAGCCTGCTGCAATTGCAAATGCTCATCATTTGGGCCCTGCCATGGGCGGTAATGTTGGAGTTGGTGTGGCTGCACCAGGTCCTGGAGCACAAGTGGGTGCTTATCATCAACCTCAGTTGGGTCATTTGAATTGGGCCGTTAACTTCTGAAGACAGTTCATTAAATGCCTTTGGCTCACAGTGACGGACGTTAGCCACAGATATTTTAGATTTTGCTATTATTAAATGTGTAAAATGCTGGCTTTTAATCAATGCATTAAGTTGTGTTGCCATGTTGTCTAATGTGTTCTCCAGAACAGTTTTCTTGACAAGGAAGACGTTCTTATTTTGAGCCTATGCTTAACTGGTCTCAGTCCCTGAGATCACCAATCTTTGATCATCCATTTGCCTGTTAGCATTTGCTACCACCCCCTCGGTCTCACAGTCTCCTAATTAGTTAATTTCAAGAAATGTACGATGTGAAGATGGTCTCATGATCCTGCCACCACTCAAAAGCCATTGCTGTGAAGAAATGGTGAGATACCGAGACGTCACAGCCGTAGATCGTGTCTAACTTTTGATAAATAAACAAACTGCAGTCGGTTTTGCCTCAGGTTTAACTCTTCCTGCGGACCTTGCATTGGTAATTTCTCTGATTCTGCAAATGTATGATACATCTGAATTTCTTGTTGGATGCCTCGTTCTTTTTGTACATCATTCTCATGTTCTTTGTATATCCCCACAACCCTTCAAAGCAATCCATCTCTCAAGTGAATGAATGATATGTCTTGGACCCCATTACTATTGCAGAGGCTTAATGGTAGGTTAATCGAGAAGTTATTACGCTATGTTGTgtggtttaaaatatttttatcatatctATCTTTTCCGAGGTTTGTCATAATTACGAAACATTCAActacatttaaatatttattatacatACATTTTAAAGGAGTTGttcaccatatatgaatcgtgAACTGGATAAGTTTTAATGTTAATGTCGGCTCGAAGTTAAATATCTcaaatatacaaatatatttCAGTTTTTACGCACAATTTGATGTGAAATTTAAAGTCGCGTTGGCTCGAGACACTAGGAGAAACACGCCAACCATAAAATTCGAATAAAAACGTATTacttaattaaatgatttaaaggCTTGTCATTTGGTCTGTCTCCAAATTAATAGCATCCAAAatattagattaattaaaattaCTTGTCCCACCTTTGAGAAGGCAACCCCGTACACTCCAGTCTGCCATTTTTAAAGACTgggttttaatatttttgttgTGTGTCCATTTTAGGCTACATCAAAAGCTTCCTCTTTCTGGTCGAATTTTGGATCTTATTCTTGGGAATAATAGCACATGCTCTGTGTCTTGTAATAAAGATTCTTAACTAAACATTTTCATTTTCACTCTACTAGGAAGGAACTCTGAATTGTTCTCTTGGAAGGAGACATTATTGTACAAAAACTATTTCTTCCACTATTTTGCATGGTTTTTCATCCGAAAATTACTTGAAATCAATATTTATTGttcagaaaaagaaaaaagagacgTAAAATAAATGTATTAACAAATTAATCGGGTTGATGACTCTGAATATAAATGATGagtttgcatgccatgcatttTTATAAATGAGCGTTTTATCACTTTATCTAGGGCTTATGGTGTGTTTATATGTTTGTGACTTTACTTATATGTAGGAGTGATATATCGTATCGTATTAAAAAATGTATACTATTTGTTGTACTGAAAATTAtggtataaaaaattatttatactgATATCGTACCAATTCGGTATATCAAACTTTTCGGTATATATAATTAACAAATCGATCATATCGAAGTGTTGTGGTATACCGAGATTTCGGTATGGTATCGATATAtacaatttttagaaaaaaaattatttatattttttaaatttattagttaaaaatatcaaatatttttaatttatgtatattatttccgtatatataaaattttttaaatctaATACTATTATCGTGCCGAATATTTCCGTATCAATATTATACTGTACCGAACATTTCTGTATATCGAAAATTTTAGTAAATtcgatattttatgttttactTATATAGCCTTTTGAAGTGATCTTATTGACTTTGTGTTTCTTTGTATTGTTTTCGTTATGTTTATATATACAGGTAAGAATCCGTCTAATCCCATCACCTCGACGTTGTTTttagtacaaaataaaaaatggatGAAAGgacaaaatatgaaaaaatgcTACAGTAATTAAATATTCTCACACACACATGCGCACGTGCAACAGGACACGTGcacacaattaaataaaaacaaccGTATTCTTCTGTCCGTAACCATCTCTATTATTAATTTGTGCTTTAACTCGCTGCTAATCTAATCAATTAATTTAAGAAAACATATAAAGTAAGccacatatttaatttattattttctttatgTGCTGTAAagtaaatctttaattttctatatgtcaattatattatcattttatttttatttttgttgtattTGGAAACGATATAATTACATGGAATTACAATAGTATATATGTCTTAATTGCCGTTTGTCTTAAGAAtagatctcatgtgagaccgtatcacggatcataatctgtgagacagatcaacccgactcatattcacaataaaaag
It encodes:
- the LOC140841184 gene encoding uncharacterized protein isoform X2 — encoded protein: MVSGSKFEGGAQVLSAGVRKTIQSIKEIVGNHSDADIYVALKETDMDPNETAQKLLNQDPFHEVKRKRDRKKESLGYKTFAAAETKNNVEVVHIPVKYNNTYSDRNAQRGGYRRNFIYGDAGAGREFRVVRDNRVNQNASSDSKLVQSSTSRGEGVISNGPVKRNSTGASGQLNSPVGQHSSQALDGPADSLAKKTKDTAAGDDRKELHVEKRLPTPSADLRVQTKANDSIPYSASSNNSIVGVYSSSSDPVHVPSLHSKPAINVGAIRREVGVVGPRRHLSEISVKSSTFQSISVSNSELGRESHSRESSRPSSGLSKSDQSGQNMVPVSSIPGPSTSRSFSSNQSGSRAHHQTTGHQKVSLPNKEWKPKLTIKPVASTPVVIETSAKTVSPAVGPKELKEEATEMQDNISRLTISENQNVIIAAHIRVSEADRYRLTFGSLGTESDTSMNLVFKANEAAEELSREPSGSVSDSNPEASGDEPGGSKQLEMRDDSVQASGFNSPASDAESDSQLTEKKEASSPQKLENYADIGLVGDNPPSYTTELLHQDTSGLSNFSGYDPHMGYDMPYFRPLADETVRGPVLPSSQEVLSSQLTNNTVPASTIAMVQQPQHQQQLQQQMAQMYPQLHVSHYANLMPYRQFLSPVYVPPMPLPGYSNSPAYPHPSNGSSYLLMPGNGTHMSPSGLKYGVQQFKPVPTGGPTGYGNFTSPTGYAINTPGVGNTAGHEDSSRLKYNDSLYNSNPQAETSEIWMNPRELPSLQSASYYNLPGQTPHAAYLPSHAAAAAAQSSHMQFSGMYHASPQPAAIANAHHLGPAMGGNVGVGVAAPGPGAQVGAYHQPQLGHLNWAVNF
- the LOC140841184 gene encoding uncharacterized protein isoform X1, coding for MVSGSKFEGGAQVLSAGVRKTIQSIKEIVGNHSDADIYVALKETDMDPNETAQKLLNQDPFHEVKRKRDRKKESLGYKTFAAAETKNNVEVVHIPVKYNNTYSDRNAQRGGYRRNFIYGDAGAGREFRVVRDNRVNQNASSDSKLVQSSTSRGEGVISNGPVKRNSTGASGQLNSPVGQHSSQALDGPADSLAKKTKDTAAGDDRKELHVEKRLPTPSADLRVQTKANDSIPYSASSNNSIVGVYSSSSDPVHVPSLHSKPAINVGAIRREVGVVGPRRHLSEISVKSSTFQSISVSNSELGRESHSRESSRPSSGLSKSDQSGQNMVPVSSIPGPSTSRSFSSNQSGSRAHHQTTGHQKVVSLPNKEWKPKLTIKPVASTPVVIETSAKTVSPAVGPKELKEEATEMQDNISRLTISENQNVIIAAHIRVSEADRYRLTFGSLGTESDTSMNLVFKANEAAEELSREPSGSVSDSNPEASGDEPGGSKQLEMRDDSVQASGFNSPASDAESDSQLTEKKEASSPQKLENYADIGLVGDNPPSYTTELLHQDTSGLSNFSGYDPHMGYDMPYFRPLADETVRGPVLPSSQEVLSSQLTNNTVPASTIAMVQQPQHQQQLQQQMAQMYPQLHVSHYANLMPYRQFLSPVYVPPMPLPGYSNSPAYPHPSNGSSYLLMPGNGTHMSPSGLKYGVQQFKPVPTGGPTGYGNFTSPTGYAINTPGVGNTAGHEDSSRLKYNDSLYNSNPQAETSEIWMNPRELPSLQSASYYNLPGQTPHAAYLPSHAAAAAAQSSHMQFSGMYHASPQPAAIANAHHLGPAMGGNVGVGVAAPGPGAQVGAYHQPQLGHLNWAVNF
- the LOC140841184 gene encoding uncharacterized protein isoform X3; the encoded protein is MVSGSKFEGGAQVLSAGVRKTIQSIKEIVGNHSDADIYVALKETDMDPNETAQKLLNQDPFHEVKRKRDRKKESLGYKTFAAAETKNNVEVVHIPVKYNNTYSDRNAQRGGYRRNFIYGGAGREFRVVRDNRVNQNASSDSKLVQSSTSRGEGVISNGPVKRNSTGASGQLNSPVGQHSSQALDGPADSLAKKTKDTAAGDDRKELHVEKRLPTPSADLRVQTKANDSIPYSASSNNSIVGVYSSSSDPVHVPSLHSKPAINVGAIRREVGVVGPRRHLSEISVKSSTFQSISVSNSELGRESHSRESSRPSSGLSKSDQSGQNMVPVSSIPGPSTSRSFSSNQSGSRAHHQTTGHQKVVSLPNKEWKPKLTIKPVASTPVVIETSAKTVSPAVGPKELKEEATEMQDNISRLTISENQNVIIAAHIRVSEADRYRLTFGSLGTESDTSMNLVFKANEAAEELSREPSGSVSDSNPEASGDEPGGSKQLEMRDDSVQASGFNSPASDAESDSQLTEKKEASSPQKLENYADIGLVGDNPPSYTTELLHQDTSGLSNFSGYDPHMGYDMPYFRPLADETVRGPVLPSSQEVLSSQLTNNTVPASTIAMVQQPQHQQQLQQQMAQMYPQLHVSHYANLMPYRQFLSPVYVPPMPLPGYSNSPAYPHPSNGSSYLLMPGNGTHMSPSGLKYGVQQFKPVPTGGPTGYGNFTSPTGYAINTPGVGNTAGHEDSSRLKYNDSLYNSNPQAETSEIWMNPRELPSLQSASYYNLPGQTPHAAYLPSHAAAAAAQSSHMQFSGMYHASPQPAAIANAHHLGPAMGGNVGVGVAAPGPGAQVGAYHQPQLGHLNWAVNF